In the genome of Geotrypetes seraphini chromosome 14, aGeoSer1.1, whole genome shotgun sequence, one region contains:
- the LOC117348694 gene encoding olfactory receptor 1019-like has protein sequence MDLRNHSSVTEFILLGLTDDPELQILLFILFSLVYIITILGNIGMLVVITKDPQLQTAMYFFLRHLSFVDLCYSTVIVPQTLINFLSEKKAITFFGCAAQMFFFVGTAGSEVFILAVMSYDRYVAICNPLLYTTVMTNNICIQLVSGAYLGGFLNSLIHTASTFSLPFCKSNEITDFFCDIPPLLKLSCSDTSLNEILLFLFAGSIQVGTLLVILISYAFILYAILRMPSAAGRHKAFNTCASHFLCVTLFYSTVIFMYMRPSSKYAMDQDRVASVFYTVIIPMLNPLIYSLRNKDVKEALRKAININNWP, from the coding sequence ATGGACCTCAGGAACCATTCTTCAGTGACGGAATTCATTCTCCTGGGACTCACCGACGATCCAGAGCTACAGATTCTGctgtttattctcttttcatTGGTTTATATCATAACAATATTGGGCAATATCGGCATGCTTGTGGTCATTACTAAAGATCCTCAGCTTCAGACGGCCATGTACTTCTTCCTCAGACATTTGTCCTTCGTAGATCTCTGTTACTCAACTGTTATTGTCCCTCAAACACTAATCAATTTCCTTTCGGAAAAGAAAGCCATTACATTTTTTGGCTGTGCAGCTCAAATGTTTTTCTTTGTTGGAACTGCAGGCTCGGAAGTTTTCATTCTTGCAGTCATGTCTTACGATCGTTATGTTGCCATCTGCAACCCATTGCTTTATACCACTGTAATGACAAACAATATTTGTATTCAATTGGTAAGCGGTGCCTATCTTGGAGGCTTCCTTAATTCTCTCATACATACAGCCAGTACCTTCAGTCTTCCCTTCTGCAAATCCAATGAGATTACTGATTTCTTTTGTGACATTCCGCCTCTTTTAAAGCTCTCCTGCTCCGACACATCACTGAATGAAATCCTATTGTTCTTGTTTGCAGGCAGTATTCAGGTTGGCACTCTGCTTGTTATCCTCATTTCCTACGCTTTCATCCTCTACGCCATCCTGAGGATGCCCTCGGCCGCAGGCAGGCACAAGGCCTTCAATACCTGCGCCTCCCACTTTCTCTGTGTGACCTTGTTCTACAGCACGGTCATTTTCATGTACATGCGGCCCAGTTCAAAGTACGCTATGGACCAGGACAGAGTTGCATCTGTGTTTTACACGGTTATAATCCCCATGCTAAACCCCCTGATCTACAGTCTGAGAAACAAGGATGTGAAGGAAGCTCTGAGGAAAG